GTGTTGTAGGGTACAAAAGCCGGCTGTGCAATAAAAGAACTAACAGAAGCCACATTGACGATGGCACCACCTCCATTGGCCCGCAGATGTGGTAAGACAGCCTGAACCATATTTGCATAACCGATGATGTTCACTCCCAAAACCTTTTGCCAGTCCTCTGCGGTAGCTTCCTCAATTTTGCCAAAAACAAAAGCCGCTGCATTATTGACAAGGATCTGAAGACTTCCAAAGGATGAGATTGTGGCTTGCACGGCCATCTCAATTGCTTTGGAGTCAGATACATCTGCTTGCTGATATTCAGCTTGTCCCCCTGCATCTCGAAGCATTTGTGCAGTCTGCTTGGCATCATCTCCATTGATGTCAACAACCATTACTCTAGCACCTTCCTCTACAAAACGTAGGGCTGTTGCTTTACCTATTCCTGCCCCAGATCCGGTGATGATTGCGTTCTTGTTTTTCAGTCTCATAACTACCTCTGTGCAAATTCTGTCAGATTAGGCTCTGTAAATTCGCATTGCATTTAATGCAAAGAGAGCCTCTTGTTCCTCTTGACTTCGATGATCCACTAGTCGTTGAAATTCTTGATACATACTTTGAGCATTCCAACCGTCCAGTTTTTCTACAGGATAATTTG
The window above is part of the SAR324 cluster bacterium genome. Proteins encoded here:
- a CDS encoding SDR family oxidoreductase; the protein is MRLKNKNAIITGSGAGIGKATALRFVEEGARVMVVDINGDDAKQTAQMLRDAGGQAEYQQADVSDSKAIEMAVQATISSFGSLQILVNNAAAFVFGKIEEATAEDWQKVLGVNIIGYANMVQAVLPHLRANGGGAIVNVASVSSFIAQPAFVPYNTSKGGIMQMTRCLALDLASENIRVNGVCPGAIFTQASENHMKFIGISVEEGRTLFGQDSPMKRMGEPVEIANGILFLASDEASFVTGAHLVIDGGATID